One Mangifera indica cultivar Alphonso chromosome 4, CATAS_Mindica_2.1, whole genome shotgun sequence genomic region harbors:
- the LOC123214390 gene encoding protein SOSEKI 1-like — LDVVYFLSRLGRIEHPHLIRVNHLTRNGVYLRDVKKWLVDVRGKDMPDAFAWSYKRGYKSGYVWQDLLDDDLITPISDNEYFLKGCETNPSSPFALPSSEIMINISFHIKKKFKILRYSIPQQRPRLKFTKTCPSGSERPTLTDNSLQELHEEDRNRRNLPKLFFFLFKSAE, encoded by the exons CTTGATGTAGTTTACTTCCTGAGTCGTTTGGGTCGAATTGAGCATCCTCATCTTATTCGAGTTAATCATCTCACTCGAAATGGGGTTTATCTGCGAG ATGTTAAAAAGTGGCTAGTAGATGTACGAGGTAAAGATATGCCGGACGCCTTTGCTTGGTCCTACAAGAG GGGATACAAGAGTGGTTATGTCTGGCAAGACTTACTGGACGATGATCTTATCACTCCAATCTCTGACAATGAATATTTTCTCAAGGGCTGTGAAACGAATCCCTCTTCCCCATTTG CTCTCCCATCTTCAGAAATAATGATCAACATCAGCTTTCATATAAAGAAGAAATTCAAGATTCTACGGTACTCGATTCCCCAACAAAGACCTCGTCTGAAATTTACCAAGACTTGCCCCTCTGGCTCTGAGAGGCCAACTTTGACGGACAATTCATTACAAGAGCTACACGAAGAAGACAGAAACCGAAGAAACTTGCCaaaattattcttctttttattcaaGTCTGCTGAATAA